A single genomic interval of Thermovibrio guaymasensis harbors:
- a CDS encoding phasin family protein — protein sequence MKGPAEIVKKLALLQIGFISLVSEKVEEMIKELEERGKLSEEEGKKFLEDLKKLLISKKEEIAKEVEKAVREMNLVTREEFEELKREVESLRAQLEEIKASIDKGNEGP from the coding sequence ATGAAAGGACCTGCTGAAATTGTTAAGAAGCTGGCTCTCCTCCAGATCGGTTTCATTTCGCTGGTTTCTGAGAAAGTGGAGGAGATGATTAAGGAGCTTGAGGAAAGGGGAAAGCTCTCTGAGGAGGAGGGGAAGAAGTTTCTTGAAGATCTAAAGAAATTACTAATCAGTAAGAAGGAAGAGATTGCAAAGGAAGTGGAGAAAGCTGTAAGGGAGATGAACCTGGTTACTAGAGAAGAATTTGAGGAGCTAAAGAGGGAGGTGGAGAGTTTAAGAGCTCAATTAGAGGAGATTAAAGCATCTATTGAT
- a CDS encoding LPS-assembly protein LptD encodes MRRSVLTFLFLLTLPAFGGEVPVVITAKEVKGNVNTSVKAHGRVVVKYKDVTIEGDKGLYDRKRETIRVWGNVVIKEGDTELHCKNLIYNLNTKEALLENVEGWLSRGERLKAERIKRVSEKEWIAYDGEYTPCSHKCPDWSVSAKKFKILLGESFAGKWVAFRVKEIPILISPYLSGPIKRERKSGFLFPRFGYISKDGFIYKQPFYLVLGRSADLTLTYEKRTIDGEGKQAELRYVLGEKNRGDLTYYQLNKSDRKDWKFNLNHTYKPSDYAYGSAKAEIVSSREYYKSSSNLDTVEQSQVYTKSDVTVSKLWEHTVLNANAVYLRYLDGSADTIYQRLPSLSIYLLDSPIPKTPFTFNLFSRATYFYRKAGGSSYRVNLEPSLKLSKQIGRVKNTSELTYMYTYYQFGNSRELWRFKNSTKVNRFYPLGSYAISVNPELTFNYVESKNQESFPLYDITDRIRGERRLSPAVELYLYGKGKRLARISAQTDYLLNGSKWKELKGDFEITPTYWLTLRETADVSPQRGGLKFLNSYAQVNLSRINLWINHYNGKEMDIQYLKWGFKLPLSPFLNFNYIQRYDLKNSTDRERKYSFTMNRGCWNGEISYRWIKNYDSTIDYQIVLTINLVKLGSYGYKFTGKKE; translated from the coding sequence TTGAGAAGGAGCGTTCTAACCTTTCTCTTCCTCCTTACACTCCCCGCCTTCGGAGGGGAGGTCCCGGTAGTAATAACGGCAAAGGAAGTTAAGGGAAACGTTAATACCTCTGTAAAGGCACACGGTAGAGTAGTCGTAAAGTACAAAGACGTTACTATAGAGGGAGATAAGGGCCTATACGATAGGAAAAGGGAAACTATAAGAGTATGGGGAAATGTAGTAATAAAGGAAGGGGATACCGAGCTCCACTGTAAAAACCTCATTTACAACCTTAACACAAAGGAAGCTCTCCTTGAGAACGTTGAAGGGTGGCTTTCAAGGGGGGAAAGACTTAAGGCAGAAAGGATTAAAAGGGTTTCCGAAAAGGAGTGGATAGCTTACGACGGAGAGTACACCCCCTGCTCCCACAAATGTCCAGACTGGTCGGTCTCTGCAAAGAAGTTTAAGATCCTCTTAGGAGAGTCTTTCGCAGGAAAGTGGGTAGCTTTTAGAGTAAAGGAAATTCCTATTTTAATTTCTCCTTACCTTTCAGGGCCCATAAAGAGGGAAAGGAAGAGTGGTTTTCTGTTTCCAAGGTTTGGGTACATAAGTAAAGACGGTTTTATTTACAAACAGCCCTTCTACTTAGTCCTTGGAAGGAGCGCCGATCTAACCCTCACCTACGAAAAAAGGACTATTGACGGAGAGGGAAAACAGGCAGAGTTAAGGTACGTCTTAGGAGAGAAGAACAGGGGAGACCTAACTTACTACCAGCTTAACAAGTCAGACAGGAAGGACTGGAAGTTTAACCTTAACCATACTTACAAACCTTCAGATTATGCCTACGGAAGTGCAAAGGCAGAGATAGTAAGTAGCAGGGAGTACTACAAGAGCTCCTCAAACCTTGACACAGTGGAGCAGTCACAAGTCTACACAAAGTCAGACGTAACAGTAAGTAAACTCTGGGAGCACACTGTTTTAAACGCCAACGCCGTTTACTTAAGGTACCTTGACGGAAGTGCCGATACTATCTACCAAAGACTTCCCTCCCTCTCCATTTACCTCCTTGATTCTCCAATCCCTAAAACTCCCTTCACTTTTAACCTCTTTTCAAGGGCTACATACTTTTACAGGAAGGCTGGAGGGAGCTCCTACAGGGTTAACCTAGAACCTTCCCTTAAACTCAGTAAGCAGATTGGCAGGGTAAAAAACACCAGCGAATTAACCTACATGTACACTTACTACCAGTTCGGCAACAGCAGGGAGCTGTGGAGGTTTAAAAACTCAACTAAGGTTAATAGGTTCTATCCCCTAGGTAGCTACGCCATTTCAGTTAACCCAGAACTAACCTTTAACTACGTTGAAAGCAAAAATCAGGAGAGTTTCCCCCTCTACGATATAACAGATAGGATAAGGGGAGAGAGGAGGTTAAGCCCTGCCGTTGAACTTTACCTTTACGGAAAAGGGAAAAGGTTAGCTCGTATATCGGCTCAGACCGACTACCTTCTAAACGGCTCTAAGTGGAAGGAATTAAAGGGAGACTTTGAAATTACTCCAACTTACTGGTTGACCTTAAGGGAAACTGCAGACGTTTCCCCCCAAAGAGGTGGACTAAAATTTCTAAACTCCTACGCCCAGGTTAACCTAAGTAGAATTAACCTCTGGATCAATCACTACAACGGTAAAGAAATGGATATCCAATACCTTAAATGGGGTTTTAAACTACCACTTTCGCCATTCCTAAACTTCAACTACATCCAGAGGTACGATTTAAAAAACTCAACTGACAGGGAAAGAAAGTACTCATTCACCATGAACAGGGGATGTTGGAACGGAGAAATTTCCTACAGGTGGATAAAAAATTACGATAGCACAATTGACTACCAAATAGTTTTAACCATTAACTTAGTTAAACTCGGAAGTTACGGCTACAAATTTACTGGGAAGAAGGAGTAG
- a CDS encoding ABC transporter permease, whose protein sequence is MSFWPVAKLTFRESVKERFFIGMLLVEVLLLFLSYYLSELAAGDSVKVGMDFALAFYFFLTAIFAIMVPVSTLFRDISDKFVYLILSKPIKRESYLVGKYFGSLMALALFLFASFFIVSVGVLGISHFARLYVPHVIVVERIFLLTLSLFFMGTLLSAFSTLFSILFTSQTLATVVGFLLFLSGLELASVKELSLSSDYVSPFNKVLIKVLYYFFPNFSLYDLKAYAVHLQLSVSPLYFVLIVLYTLFYSCAVLLISTWFFTRREL, encoded by the coding sequence TTGAGTTTTTGGCCGGTTGCAAAGCTCACCTTTAGAGAGAGCGTGAAAGAGCGCTTCTTTATCGGAATGCTCCTTGTTGAGGTTCTCCTACTCTTCCTCAGCTACTACCTCTCCGAGCTTGCCGCCGGAGACAGCGTGAAGGTGGGTATGGACTTTGCCCTTGCCTTCTACTTCTTCCTGACGGCCATCTTTGCCATTATGGTTCCCGTCTCAACCCTTTTTCGTGATATCTCCGATAAGTTCGTTTATCTGATACTCTCCAAACCCATTAAGAGGGAGAGTTACCTTGTGGGCAAGTATTTTGGCTCCCTTATGGCCCTTGCCCTCTTTCTCTTTGCCTCATTCTTTATAGTTTCTGTGGGTGTTTTAGGAATAAGCCACTTCGCAAGGTTGTACGTTCCTCATGTTATTGTAGTTGAAAGGATTTTTCTCCTGACTCTTTCCCTCTTCTTTATGGGAACTCTCCTATCGGCCTTCTCAACCCTATTCTCAATTCTCTTTACGAGCCAGACCCTCGCCACCGTTGTCGGCTTTCTCCTTTTCCTCTCGGGCCTTGAGCTTGCCTCTGTTAAGGAGCTGTCCCTTTCCTCTGATTACGTAAGCCCTTTTAACAAGGTTTTAATAAAAGTCCTCTACTACTTCTTCCCCAACTTCTCCCTCTATGACCTCAAGGCCTATGCCGTTCACCTTCAGCTCTCCGTTTCACCTCTCTACTTTGTCCTGATTGTTCTCTATACCCTTTTCTACTCCTGTGCAGTACTTTTAATCTCCACTTGGTTCTTTACTAGGAGAGAACTGTAG
- a CDS encoding ABC transporter ATP-binding protein, with protein sequence MTEISERSSFPMNLPKESSTSITRFTDMAILSVKNLQKSYKKGFLKKESVKVLKGVNFEVSREIFGFIGPNGAGKTTTMKAIMGFIFPDSGEIRIFGKLNTDVSVKRKVGFLPERPYVPLSITGKEYLDFCADVYGIPYYKRRKKYLKLLELVELVGVEERKLSSYSKGMVQRLLFAATLLNEPEFLILDEPMSGLDPVGRSVIASVIRRLKEEGKAVFYSSHIIQDVERLSDKVAIIVGGEIKLIDSVSSLISKFITGYTLVYRKVGESSLLSKEISRQELWSFLEKLRREGYEIVAVEPKSLSLEDILVSFIKGSGGMI encoded by the coding sequence ATGACGGAAATATCGGAAAGGTCTTCATTCCCGATGAACCTCCCCAAAGAATCGTCTACGTCAATTACACGGTTTACTGATATGGCTATTTTATCTGTTAAAAACCTACAAAAGAGCTATAAGAAAGGTTTTCTTAAAAAGGAGAGCGTTAAGGTTTTAAAGGGCGTAAACTTTGAAGTTAGTAGGGAAATTTTTGGGTTTATAGGTCCTAATGGTGCGGGTAAAACGACTACAATGAAAGCAATTATGGGCTTTATTTTTCCCGACAGTGGGGAAATTAGAATTTTCGGAAAGTTAAATACGGACGTTTCTGTAAAGAGAAAAGTAGGTTTCCTTCCAGAAAGGCCTTACGTTCCCCTCTCAATAACCGGAAAGGAGTACCTTGACTTCTGTGCCGACGTTTACGGTATTCCCTACTATAAGAGGAGGAAGAAGTACTTAAAACTCCTTGAGCTCGTTGAACTCGTCGGCGTTGAGGAGAGGAAGCTCTCCTCTTACTCTAAAGGTATGGTTCAGCGCCTCCTCTTTGCCGCGACCCTTCTAAACGAACCGGAGTTCCTAATTCTTGACGAGCCCATGAGCGGTTTAGATCCAGTCGGGCGGAGTGTGATTGCTTCCGTTATAAGAAGGTTAAAGGAAGAAGGTAAGGCCGTCTTCTACAGCTCCCACATAATTCAAGACGTTGAGAGGCTCTCCGACAAGGTTGCTATTATCGTCGGTGGTGAGATAAAGCTAATTGACTCGGTTTCTTCCCTTATAAGTAAGTTTATTACTGGATATACGTTAGTTTACAGGAAAGTTGGTGAGAGTTCCCTCCTCTCAAAGGAAATAAGCAGGCAAGAGCTCTGGTCTTTCCTAGAAAAGTTAAGGAGGGAGGGCTATGAAATAGTGGCGGTTGAGCCCAAGAGCCTTTCCCTTGAGGACATTCTCGTCTCCTTTATTAAAGGCTCTGGAGGAATGATTTGA
- a CDS encoding prepilin-type N-terminal cleavage/methylation domain-containing protein yields the protein MRRGFTILEVLIVLLLLGILAGIAGYNYKRYVLQAKRVEALENLGVLRKLEEIYRAEKGWYVTCYWSPENIPPPQGTEDWNSNSYFYLIGFRPQGVIRYRYAVAKANGSRTVSQCMADVEACYDDSVVANGFTQVREGVIDILMKAEADLDNDGNIGKVFIPDEPPQRIVYVNYTVY from the coding sequence TTGAGAAGAGGGTTTACAATCTTAGAGGTCTTAATCGTACTCCTTTTACTAGGAATCCTTGCGGGAATAGCGGGGTACAACTACAAAAGGTACGTCCTTCAAGCTAAAAGAGTAGAAGCCCTTGAAAACCTCGGAGTTCTAAGAAAACTGGAGGAGATCTACAGGGCGGAGAAGGGGTGGTACGTTACCTGTTACTGGTCCCCTGAAAACATACCCCCCCCTCAGGGTACGGAGGATTGGAACAGTAACTCTTACTTTTACCTTATAGGTTTTAGACCTCAAGGTGTTATCAGGTATAGGTATGCCGTTGCAAAGGCGAATGGCAGTAGAACCGTTTCCCAGTGTATGGCCGATGTGGAGGCCTGCTACGATGACAGCGTTGTTGCTAACGGCTTTACTCAGGTAAGAGAAGGAGTTATAGATATCTTAATGAAGGCAGAGGCAGACCTTGACAATGACGGAAATATCGGAAAGGTCTTCATTCCCGATGAACCTCCCCAAAGAATCGTCTACGTCAATTACACGGTTTACTGA
- a CDS encoding MBL fold metallo-hydrolase RNA specificity domain-containing protein has protein sequence MKITFNGAAGVVTGSCHFFEVKGAKFLLDCGLFQGSEELEDLNPKFTFDPSKVDFVILSHGHLDHCGRLPYLVKRGFKGKIYATSGTIEVSRLILMDAAQVQEENLKTVNRRRLREGKEPKELLYTVDDVFDTFSHFRACDFKKWYQIGPVRFRFHDAGHILCSEFVEIEVEGKRVLFSGDLGNRGKPLIRDPELPPKADLVLIETTYGNRKHKSFEDSVKEFKEAVLSTFERGGVVLIPTFALERAQDILYILKEMYEKGELPPCKVFLDSPLAISITKTFNRHPECLEGRVLRELRRKRDLFSFPYLHFTRTVEESKRINTYEGRAIIIAGNGMCTGGRILHHIKHRIWDKRNSIVFVGYQAEGTLGREIVEGKKKVKVFNEIVKVNARVYTINGFSSHADQPQLLSWLRETVKSNTDVVLVHGERRVQEVFKKEVNKIFSIIPFVPSLYESLFFLTKIVNPD, from the coding sequence GTGAAGATTACTTTTAACGGAGCAGCAGGGGTTGTAACTGGAAGTTGCCACTTCTTTGAAGTTAAAGGAGCTAAGTTTCTCCTTGACTGCGGTCTCTTTCAGGGAAGTGAAGAGCTTGAAGACCTTAACCCTAAGTTTACGTTTGATCCATCGAAGGTTGACTTTGTAATCCTCTCCCACGGCCACCTTGACCACTGTGGGAGGCTCCCTTACCTGGTAAAGAGGGGCTTTAAGGGAAAAATTTACGCGACCTCTGGAACCATTGAGGTATCAAGGTTAATACTCATGGATGCAGCTCAAGTTCAAGAGGAGAACCTTAAAACTGTAAACAGGAGGAGGCTGAGGGAAGGGAAGGAACCGAAGGAACTCCTCTACACTGTAGATGACGTCTTTGACACTTTCAGCCACTTTAGGGCCTGTGACTTTAAGAAGTGGTACCAAATTGGCCCTGTAAGGTTCCGTTTTCACGATGCAGGTCATATCCTTTGTTCTGAGTTCGTTGAGATTGAGGTTGAGGGCAAAAGAGTCCTCTTTAGCGGGGATTTGGGGAATAGAGGTAAGCCTTTAATAAGGGACCCTGAGCTTCCTCCGAAGGCCGATTTGGTTTTAATAGAGACTACTTACGGAAACAGGAAGCACAAGAGCTTTGAGGATTCGGTTAAGGAGTTTAAAGAGGCGGTTCTTTCAACCTTTGAAAGGGGTGGGGTCGTTTTAATTCCTACCTTTGCCCTTGAGAGAGCACAAGATATCCTTTACATACTGAAGGAAATGTATGAAAAGGGGGAGCTCCCTCCCTGCAAAGTCTTCCTTGATTCTCCCCTTGCAATCTCAATTACAAAGACATTTAACCGCCATCCAGAGTGCCTTGAGGGGAGGGTTCTTAGGGAACTAAGGAGGAAAAGGGATCTCTTTTCTTTTCCTTACCTTCACTTTACAAGGACTGTTGAGGAGTCAAAGAGAATTAACACTTATGAGGGTAGAGCAATAATAATAGCTGGTAACGGGATGTGTACCGGCGGTAGGATCCTCCACCACATAAAGCACAGGATTTGGGATAAGAGGAATTCAATAGTGTTTGTAGGCTACCAGGCAGAGGGAACTCTGGGAAGGGAGATAGTTGAGGGAAAGAAGAAAGTTAAAGTCTTTAACGAGATAGTTAAAGTTAACGCTAGGGTTTACACTATAAACGGCTTTTCCTCCCACGCAGACCAACCTCAGCTTTTAAGCTGGCTTAGGGAAACTGTAAAGAGTAATACCGACGTTGTTTTAGTTCATGGTGAAAGGAGGGTTCAAGAAGTTTTTAAGAAAGAAGTTAATAAGATATTCTCTATTATTCCTTTTGTTCCTTCTCTCTATGAGAGTCTTTTTTTTTTGACAAAAATTGTTAATCCTGATTGA
- a CDS encoding thioredoxin family protein: MSIPEPLLKVAAIFFDVIFVLLVFSFIFIFGLRFYWRWKAKRLKGEPVPEELLVPKLKKGKGLIYFYSPNCRPCQMVEPIYKKLSKELKGVHFVKINVLEKPEAVRKIGILATPSMVLVKDGRIKEVILGPVSEGVLREKLK, from the coding sequence ATGTCTATTCCAGAACCCCTCTTAAAAGTAGCTGCAATCTTCTTTGACGTTATCTTTGTCCTGTTAGTTTTCTCATTTATATTCATCTTTGGACTAAGGTTCTACTGGCGCTGGAAGGCTAAAAGGTTAAAGGGTGAGCCTGTTCCGGAGGAACTTTTAGTACCAAAGCTTAAAAAGGGAAAGGGTTTAATTTACTTTTACTCTCCAAACTGCCGTCCCTGCCAAATGGTTGAACCAATCTATAAAAAACTCTCAAAGGAGCTTAAAGGTGTTCACTTTGTAAAAATAAATGTTTTGGAGAAGCCAGAAGCTGTTAGGAAAATAGGGATTCTTGCAACTCCCTCTATGGTGCTTGTTAAAGATGGTAGGATTAAAGAGGTCATTCTTGGGCCTGTGAGCGAGGGGGTTTTAAGGGAGAAGCTGAAGTGA
- the leuS gene encoding leucine--tRNA ligase, which translates to MKYEHDKIERKWQERWKEEGVFKSSPDSRKKYYVLEMFPYPSGKIHMGHVRNYSIGDVIARFKRMDGYNVLHPMGWDAFGLPAENAAIKSGVHPRDWTVSNIENMKKELKRLGFSYDWNREIATCLPEYYRWNQWIFLKMLEKGIAYKSKAPVNWCPSCQTVLANEQVDEEGRCWRCGTEVETREIDSWFLRITQYAEELLNDLELLKGHWPDPVITMQKNWIGKSVGAEVEFEVPEKGRVIKVFTTRPDTLFGVTYVVLAPEHPLTIELSKGTPQEEEVRTFVEKVKRTEKRKRSTGELPKEGVFLGVYAVHPLTGEKVPVYTANFVLMDYGTGAVMSVPAHDTRDFEFAKKYNLPVKVVITPEGQELKPEELEEAYTQPGVLINSGKFTGLKSEKAKEEITKELEKLGKGRKAVQYRLRDWNISRQRYWGTPIPVIYCPKCGIVPVPEEQLPVELPENAPLTGEGKSPLERVPEFVEVKCPKCGSPAKRETDTMDTFFDSSWYFLRYCSPKEENLPFKPEEASYYMVVDQYIGGIEHAVLHLLYSRFFTKVLRDLGLFKEPEDGHQREFFKKGEPFENLLTQGMVNKRWISVKNLLKALCLTEECTVGELIKALTGKEFKYDETIGSLMRRYHITVGDNAVLLLSTEEAKKFLEGEPEEVLKPYEEKFGEVSKMSKSKLNIVNPSEMVEKYGADSTRLYVLFAAPPEAEFEWKMEGIEGAYRFLRRVFQFVTDNLELLKEDFKGDLSKGGKDLRRKTHQTLKKVTEELSERFKFNTAIAAIMELFNQITSFKPETEGDKGALKEAVEKLIVMLYPFAPHMAEELWELTGHKRLLAKTQWPSVDEKALKEEEVEIPVQVNGKVRAVITVPAGAKEEEVKEMVLKEPKVQKAIEGKEIIKFIYRPGRIVNLVVR; encoded by the coding sequence ATGAAGTACGAGCACGATAAGATAGAGAGAAAGTGGCAGGAAAGGTGGAAAGAGGAAGGAGTATTTAAGAGTTCTCCAGACTCAAGGAAAAAGTATTACGTCCTTGAAATGTTTCCTTACCCATCTGGAAAGATTCACATGGGACACGTAAGGAACTACTCAATAGGAGACGTAATAGCAAGGTTTAAGAGAATGGACGGATACAACGTCCTCCACCCAATGGGATGGGATGCCTTTGGACTCCCAGCCGAAAATGCAGCAATAAAGAGTGGGGTTCACCCGAGGGACTGGACAGTCTCAAATATAGAGAACATGAAGAAAGAACTAAAGAGACTGGGATTTTCTTACGACTGGAATAGGGAAATTGCAACGTGCCTGCCAGAGTACTACAGGTGGAATCAGTGGATCTTCCTTAAGATGCTTGAAAAAGGAATAGCTTACAAGTCAAAGGCTCCGGTAAACTGGTGTCCTTCTTGTCAAACCGTCCTTGCAAATGAACAGGTTGATGAGGAAGGAAGGTGCTGGAGGTGCGGAACGGAAGTAGAGACTAGGGAAATTGACAGCTGGTTTTTAAGGATTACCCAGTACGCTGAGGAACTCCTTAACGACCTTGAACTCCTTAAAGGTCATTGGCCAGATCCTGTAATAACTATGCAGAAGAACTGGATAGGCAAGAGCGTAGGAGCCGAAGTTGAGTTTGAAGTTCCTGAAAAAGGGAGAGTAATTAAGGTATTCACAACCCGACCGGATACCCTATTTGGAGTAACCTACGTAGTCCTTGCTCCAGAGCACCCTTTAACGATAGAACTATCAAAAGGGACTCCTCAAGAAGAGGAGGTTAGAACTTTCGTTGAGAAGGTAAAGAGAACTGAAAAGAGGAAGAGGAGTACGGGAGAGCTCCCAAAAGAGGGAGTCTTCCTGGGTGTTTACGCTGTTCACCCATTAACAGGTGAGAAGGTTCCCGTTTACACTGCAAACTTCGTCCTTATGGACTACGGAACGGGAGCTGTAATGTCAGTCCCCGCCCATGACACCAGGGATTTTGAGTTTGCAAAGAAGTACAACTTACCAGTTAAAGTTGTCATAACTCCTGAAGGCCAAGAACTTAAACCGGAAGAGCTAGAAGAGGCCTACACCCAACCGGGAGTCTTAATTAACAGCGGAAAGTTTACAGGACTTAAAAGCGAAAAAGCAAAAGAGGAAATTACGAAAGAGCTTGAAAAGCTAGGTAAAGGCAGGAAAGCAGTTCAGTACAGGCTTAGGGACTGGAATATCTCTCGCCAGCGCTACTGGGGAACACCAATTCCCGTAATCTACTGTCCGAAGTGCGGAATAGTTCCGGTTCCCGAAGAGCAGTTACCTGTGGAGCTCCCAGAGAATGCTCCACTAACAGGAGAAGGAAAGTCTCCCTTAGAGAGAGTTCCAGAGTTTGTAGAAGTTAAGTGCCCCAAGTGTGGAAGTCCTGCAAAGAGGGAAACCGATACTATGGATACCTTCTTTGACTCCTCATGGTACTTCTTAAGGTACTGCTCTCCAAAGGAAGAAAACCTTCCCTTCAAACCTGAAGAGGCCTCCTACTACATGGTCGTTGACCAGTACATAGGAGGAATTGAACACGCAGTCCTCCACCTCCTCTACTCAAGGTTCTTTACAAAAGTACTGAGAGACCTAGGTCTCTTTAAAGAGCCTGAGGACGGTCACCAGAGGGAGTTCTTTAAAAAGGGAGAACCTTTTGAAAACCTCCTAACTCAAGGAATGGTAAATAAGAGGTGGATAAGCGTTAAGAACCTACTGAAGGCCCTCTGCTTAACAGAAGAGTGCACCGTAGGAGAACTAATCAAAGCTCTAACAGGAAAAGAATTTAAATACGATGAGACCATAGGATCTTTAATGAGGAGATACCACATAACGGTTGGAGATAACGCAGTCCTTCTCCTCTCTACCGAAGAAGCCAAGAAGTTCCTTGAGGGAGAACCTGAAGAGGTTCTAAAGCCTTACGAGGAGAAGTTCGGCGAAGTTTCAAAGATGAGCAAGAGCAAGCTAAACATCGTTAACCCTAGTGAAATGGTTGAAAAGTACGGGGCAGACTCAACGAGGCTATACGTTCTCTTTGCCGCTCCTCCTGAGGCAGAATTTGAGTGGAAAATGGAAGGAATTGAAGGAGCCTACAGATTTTTAAGGAGAGTTTTCCAGTTCGTAACCGACAACCTTGAACTATTAAAGGAGGACTTTAAAGGAGACTTATCAAAGGGAGGAAAGGATTTAAGGAGAAAGACCCACCAGACCTTAAAGAAAGTTACAGAAGAGCTTAGTGAGAGGTTTAAGTTCAACACGGCAATTGCAGCAATTATGGAGCTCTTTAACCAGATTACCTCCTTTAAACCGGAAACTGAAGGTGATAAAGGTGCCCTAAAAGAGGCAGTTGAGAAGTTAATAGTAATGCTCTACCCGTTTGCTCCACACATGGCAGAGGAACTCTGGGAACTAACGGGACACAAAAGACTTCTAGCAAAAACCCAATGGCCCAGCGTTGACGAAAAAGCTTTAAAGGAAGAAGAGGTTGAAATCCCTGTACAGGTAAACGGTAAGGTTAGAGCAGTGATCACCGTTCCTGCAGGAGCAAAAGAAGAGGAAGTGAAGGAGATGGTCCTAAAAGAGCCGAAAGTTCAAAAGGCAATAGAGGGTAAAGAAATAATTAAGTTTATCTACAGGCCAGGAAGAATAGTTAACCTTGTTGTGAGGTAA
- the lptE gene encoding LPS assembly lipoprotein LptE, translating into MRVLLLLLFLLLGGCATTGQVQKPQVLEHVYLEPVTNKTSEEELDVIFSRVADEVFYSDPRFKVDLKPIPDRTLIVKPTILSISTTAVGYDRNDVARQYMMTIKAQVKLIKYGFKKPLYTFTIERYDFYNTYGTASEIEEKRKECMDRIGRQIFREVGERLLVEGSKEVK; encoded by the coding sequence TTGAGAGTACTTTTACTTTTACTCTTTCTCCTCCTTGGAGGTTGTGCAACTACAGGGCAAGTTCAAAAACCTCAGGTACTTGAACACGTTTACCTTGAGCCAGTAACGAACAAGACCTCCGAGGAGGAGCTTGACGTTATCTTCTCCAGAGTTGCCGACGAGGTCTTCTACTCAGACCCCAGGTTTAAAGTTGACCTGAAGCCGATTCCCGATAGAACACTAATAGTTAAACCAACTATTCTCTCAATATCAACTACGGCTGTAGGATACGACAGAAATGACGTTGCCAGACAGTACATGATGACGATAAAGGCCCAAGTTAAACTCATTAAGTACGGTTTTAAAAAGCCCCTCTACACATTTACCATAGAGAGGTACGACTTCTACAACACCTACGGAACCGCTTCGGAAATTGAAGAGAAGAGAAAAGAGTGTATGGACAGGATAGGAAGGCAGATATTCAGAGAAGTTGGAGAGAGGTTACTAGTTGAAGGTTCTAAAGAAGTTAAATGA
- the yedF gene encoding sulfurtransferase-like selenium metabolism protein YedF codes for MREVNCRGLSCPIPVLKTKEALESMDSGEIVVIVDNKASKENVKRFAQKMGCQVKVEEKEGEFHIYILKGEGSKEKKEREVKEEGGKEITILIASSYVGEDKELGKILIKGFIKTFLNAQPIPKRIILINTAVKLACRGADPEILEALKELSNKGVEIICCGTCLDYFKLLEDLEVGVASNAYDVVQALVNSDSVIRL; via the coding sequence ATGAGAGAGGTTAACTGCAGGGGACTCTCATGTCCTATACCCGTTTTAAAGACGAAGGAAGCCCTTGAGAGTATGGACAGTGGAGAGATTGTCGTAATTGTAGATAACAAAGCCTCTAAGGAGAACGTAAAAAGGTTTGCCCAGAAAATGGGATGTCAGGTAAAAGTTGAAGAGAAGGAGGGAGAATTTCACATCTACATATTAAAGGGAGAGGGCTCCAAAGAGAAAAAGGAACGAGAAGTTAAAGAGGAAGGAGGAAAGGAAATAACGATCTTAATTGCTTCAAGTTACGTTGGTGAGGATAAGGAGCTTGGGAAAATTCTAATTAAAGGTTTTATAAAGACTTTCCTTAATGCTCAACCTATACCTAAGAGAATAATCCTAATAAACACAGCAGTTAAACTTGCCTGCAGAGGTGCAGACCCGGAGATCCTTGAAGCTTTAAAGGAACTCTCAAACAAAGGTGTGGAAATCATCTGCTGTGGAACGTGCCTTGATTACTTTAAACTCCTTGAGGACCTTGAAGTTGGAGTGGCATCAAACGCCTACGACGTAGTACAGGCTCTAGTTAACTCTGATTCTGTAATTCGCCTTTAA
- a CDS encoding YgaP family membrane protein, which translates to MAIYRAKTDSWYVERITSFLAGFFVFVSVILGLYTGNKYFFYFTAFVGFMLMFFAVTGLCPSSILLHKLGVPSLLEKYCEKEKGK; encoded by the coding sequence ATGGCGATTTATAGGGCTAAAACCGACAGCTGGTACGTTGAAAGGATAACCTCCTTTCTTGCCGGTTTTTTCGTCTTTGTAAGCGTTATTCTGGGCCTTTATACTGGTAATAAGTATTTCTTCTACTTTACTGCTTTTGTCGGCTTTATGCTAATGTTCTTCGCTGTTACGGGACTCTGCCCTTCCTCAATTCTGCTTCACAAGTTGGGAGTTCCTTCACTTCTTGAAAAGTACTGTGAAAAAGAAAAGGGTAAGTAA